The Streptomyces sp. NL15-2K genome contains a region encoding:
- the folB gene encoding dihydroneopterin aldolase, with product MDRVALRGLKARGHHGVFPKEREEGQTFIVDLVLGLDIRPAAADDDLAKTVHYGIVAEEVVAVVEGEPVNLIETLAERIAQACLKHEGVQEIEVCVHKPDAPITVPFDDVTVTITRSRV from the coding sequence GTGGATCGTGTCGCGCTGCGCGGCCTGAAGGCCCGCGGGCACCACGGCGTGTTCCCCAAGGAGCGCGAGGAGGGCCAGACCTTCATCGTGGACCTCGTCCTGGGCCTGGACATCCGGCCGGCCGCCGCCGACGACGACCTGGCGAAGACCGTGCACTACGGCATCGTGGCGGAGGAAGTCGTGGCCGTCGTCGAGGGGGAGCCCGTCAACCTCATCGAGACGCTCGCCGAGCGCATCGCCCAGGCCTGTCTGAAGCACGAAGGGGTCCAGGAGATCGAGGTCTGCGTCCACAAACCCGACGCGCCGATCACGGTCCCCTTCGACGACGTGACCGTCACCATCACCCGGAGCCGAGTATGA
- the folE gene encoding GTP cyclohydrolase I FolE, which yields MTDPVTLDGGGTIGEFDEKRAENAVRELLIAVGEDPDREGLLETPARVARAYRELLAGHTQEPEDVLTTTFDLGHDEMVLVKDIEIVSLCEHHMLPFHGVAHVGYIPAETGKITGLSKLARLVEVFARRLQVQERLTTQIADSLMRILEARGVIVVIEAEHMCMSVRGIRKPGAKTTTSAVRGQLRDATTRAEAMSLILAR from the coding sequence ATGACCGACCCTGTGACGCTTGACGGCGGGGGCACCATCGGCGAGTTCGACGAGAAGCGCGCCGAGAACGCCGTACGCGAACTGCTGATCGCGGTCGGCGAGGACCCCGACCGCGAGGGACTCCTGGAGACGCCGGCGCGGGTGGCGCGCGCGTATCGGGAGCTCTTGGCGGGGCATACGCAGGAGCCCGAGGACGTTCTGACGACGACGTTCGATCTTGGGCATGACGAGATGGTCCTGGTGAAGGACATTGAGATCGTAAGCCTCTGTGAACATCATATGTTGCCATTTCATGGCGTAGCTCATGTTGGGTACATTCCGGCGGAAACGGGCAAGATTACTGGCCTGTCGAAGCTGGCGCGTCTGGTGGAGGTGTTTGCCCGTCGTCTGCAGGTGCAGGAACGACTCACCACGCAGATCGCCGACTCCCTGATGCGGATTCTGGAGGCGCGTGGCGTGATCGTCGTCATCGAGGCCGAGCACATGTGCATGTCGGTGCGCGGAATCCGCAAGCCGGGTGCCAAGACCACGACGTCGGCGGTGCGAGGTCAGCTTCGGGATGCTACGACCCGGGCCGAGGCCATGAGCCTGATACTGGCGCGCTGA
- the folK gene encoding 2-amino-4-hydroxy-6-hydroxymethyldihydropteridine diphosphokinase gives MTAFFTEGQSDPTVQPVPASVVEKVDAADTTLHNPKRAVISLGSNLGNRLETLQGAIDALEDTPGLRIKAVSPVYETEPWGVEPGSQPSYFNAVVLLKTTLPPSSLLERAHAVEEAFHRVRDERWGPRTLDVDIVAYADVVTDDPQLTLPHPRAHERAFVLAPWHDLEPEAQLPERGRVADLLDTVTRDGIAPRKDLELRLPE, from the coding sequence ATGACCGCGTTCTTCACCGAGGGTCAGAGCGACCCGACCGTACAGCCGGTACCCGCCTCCGTCGTCGAGAAGGTCGACGCCGCCGACACCACCCTCCACAACCCCAAACGGGCCGTGATCTCCCTCGGCTCCAACCTCGGCAACCGCCTGGAGACCCTCCAGGGAGCCATCGACGCCCTCGAGGACACACCCGGCCTCCGCATCAAGGCGGTCTCCCCGGTGTACGAGACGGAGCCGTGGGGCGTCGAGCCCGGCAGCCAGCCGTCGTACTTCAACGCGGTCGTGCTGCTGAAGACCACCCTCCCGCCGTCCTCGCTCCTGGAGCGGGCGCACGCGGTCGAGGAGGCCTTCCACCGGGTACGGGACGAGCGCTGGGGCCCGCGCACCCTCGACGTCGACATCGTCGCCTACGCCGACGTCGTCACCGACGATCCGCAGCTCACCCTCCCCCACCCCCGCGCCCACGAACGCGCCTTCGTCCTCGCGCCCTGGCACGACCTGGAGCCCGAGGCGCAGTTGCCCGAACGCGGGCGGGTCGCCGATCTCCTCGACACCGTCACCCGCGACGGCATCGCGCCCCGCAAGGACCTGGAACTCCGGTTGCCCGAGTAG
- a CDS encoding nuclear transport factor 2 family protein, giving the protein MSAPHTDVEQVEAANTAFYEAMERGDFEEVSSLWLTPGDLGVDETYHDPADVGVVSCVHPGWPVLTGRGEVLRSYALIMANTDYIQFFLTDVHVSVTGDTALVTCTENILSGGPAPEGGEELGPLVGQLVVATNVFRRTPSGWKLWSHHASPVLAENDEEEGDESPA; this is encoded by the coding sequence GTGAGCGCCCCCCACACCGACGTCGAGCAGGTCGAGGCCGCCAACACCGCCTTCTACGAGGCGATGGAGCGGGGCGACTTCGAGGAAGTGTCGTCGCTCTGGCTCACCCCTGGCGACCTGGGCGTCGACGAGACGTACCACGATCCGGCCGACGTCGGCGTGGTCTCCTGCGTGCACCCCGGCTGGCCCGTGCTCACCGGTCGCGGCGAGGTCCTCAGGTCGTACGCCCTGATCATGGCGAACACCGACTACATCCAGTTCTTCCTCACCGACGTGCATGTCTCCGTCACCGGCGACACCGCCCTGGTGACCTGCACGGAGAACATCCTCAGCGGCGGCCCGGCCCCCGAGGGCGGCGAGGAGCTCGGCCCGCTCGTCGGCCAGCTGGTGGTCGCCACGAACGTGTTCCGTCGCACACCGTCCGGCTGGAAGCTCTGGTCCCACCACGCCTCCCCGGTTCTGGCCGAAAACGACGAGGAAGAAGGCGACGAGTCCCCGGCCTGA
- a CDS encoding DUF3180 domain-containing protein: MRELRIRLLAGVFVVAGLLSWAGARLWNSVGTLPSVPLAAPIVLALIAVVLLATALSIRARLKAQRERRPEAKGVDPLMAARAVVFGQASALVAALVSGMYGGVGVFLLESLDIPARRDQAIYAGFSVLAGIAVIAAAIFLERVCKLPEDDEHNGAGAAPAA, translated from the coding sequence GTGAGAGAGCTGCGCATCAGGCTGCTGGCCGGCGTCTTCGTCGTCGCCGGCCTCCTGTCCTGGGCGGGCGCCCGCCTGTGGAACTCGGTCGGGACCCTTCCCAGCGTCCCCCTGGCCGCACCCATCGTCCTCGCCCTGATCGCGGTGGTCCTGCTGGCCACGGCGCTGTCGATCCGCGCCCGTCTCAAGGCCCAGCGCGAGCGCCGCCCCGAGGCGAAGGGCGTCGACCCCCTGATGGCGGCCCGCGCGGTCGTCTTCGGCCAGGCCAGCGCCCTGGTCGCCGCCCTCGTCTCCGGCATGTACGGCGGCGTCGGCGTCTTCCTGCTGGAGTCCCTCGACATCCCCGCCCGCCGCGACCAGGCCATCTACGCCGGCTTCTCGGTCCTGGCGGGCATCGCCGTCATAGCGGCGGCCATCTTCCTGGAACGCGTGTGCAAGCTCCCGGAGGACGACGAGCACAACGGCGCGGGGGCGGCTCCGGCGGCCTGA
- the folP gene encoding dihydropteroate synthase → MSKQSGRGHVAGLPEWDRCAVMGVVNVTPDSFSDGGRFFDTTAAVKHGLELVTEGADLVDVGGESTRPGATRVDEAEELKRVIPVVRGLASEGVTVSVDTMRARVAERALAAGAALVNDVSGGLADPAMIPVVAAADAPFVVMHWRGFLQGGNVKGVYDDVVTEVVDELHARVEAVLEGGIAPGRVVVDPGLGFSKDAEHDLTLLAHLDRLLGLGHPLLVAASRKRFLGRVLAGPESAPPPARERDAATAAVSALAAHAGAWAVRVHEVRATADAVRVARAVEDARVAGNGAEGAR, encoded by the coding sequence ATGAGCAAGCAGAGCGGACGCGGGCACGTCGCGGGTCTTCCGGAGTGGGACCGCTGCGCGGTCATGGGAGTCGTGAACGTCACCCCCGATTCCTTCTCCGACGGCGGCCGCTTCTTCGACACGACGGCCGCCGTCAAGCACGGCCTCGAGCTGGTCACCGAGGGCGCCGACCTGGTCGACGTCGGCGGCGAGTCCACCCGCCCCGGTGCCACCCGGGTGGACGAGGCCGAGGAGCTCAAGCGCGTCATCCCCGTCGTCCGCGGGCTCGCCTCCGAGGGCGTCACCGTCTCCGTCGACACCATGCGCGCCCGCGTCGCCGAGCGAGCCCTCGCGGCCGGCGCCGCCCTCGTCAACGATGTCAGCGGCGGCCTCGCCGACCCCGCGATGATCCCCGTCGTGGCCGCCGCCGACGCCCCCTTCGTGGTCATGCACTGGCGCGGCTTCCTGCAGGGCGGCAACGTCAAGGGCGTGTACGACGACGTCGTCACCGAAGTCGTCGACGAGCTGCACGCGCGCGTGGAGGCCGTTCTGGAGGGCGGCATCGCCCCCGGCCGTGTCGTCGTCGACCCGGGTCTCGGCTTCTCCAAGGACGCCGAACACGACCTCACCCTCCTCGCCCACCTCGACCGCCTGCTCGGTCTCGGCCACCCGCTGCTCGTCGCCGCCTCCCGCAAGCGGTTCCTCGGCCGCGTCCTGGCCGGCCCGGAAAGCGCGCCGCCGCCCGCACGCGAGCGCGACGCCGCCACGGCCGCCGTCTCCGCGCTCGCGGCGCACGCCGGCGCATGGGCGGTGCGCGTGCACGAGGTGCGCGCGACGGCGGACGCCGTGCGGGTGGCACGCGCCGTGGAAGACGCGCGGGTCGCAGGCAACGGCGCAGAAGGAGCCCGGTGA